The stretch of DNA GGCGCGACCGCCGGCGGGCTGCGTGGGCGACCGCCGGCGGGCGCCGCAGGCGGCCGTCAGTCGGCGTGGGGGGCGAGCCAGATGGCCGAGGCGGCGGCGGCGGGGAGGTCGACGAGGGACTCCTCGCCGTCGGGGGACCGGCGCGCGACCGCGATCACGCCCGCGTAGTCCCGCACGCGCTCGACCCGCAGGTGCGTCCCGAGTGCGACCCCGAGCTCGTCGAAGTACCGGAGCAGGGCCGGGTCGTCGTCGGACACCCGGTCGACGATCCCGCACGCGCCGGGCTCGATCGACCCGAGCAGCGTCCCCGGGGACGACGGCACGGTGCCGTCCGCCGCGGGGATCGGGTCGCCGTGCGGGTCGTGCGTCGGGTGCCCCAGGTCGGCGTCCACCCGGTCGAGGAACGTCTCCGACACCGCGTGCTCGAGGGCCTCGGCCTCGGTGTGGACCTCGTCCCACGAGTAGCCGAGCCGTTGCACCAGGTAGGTCTCGATGAGCCGGTGCCGTCGGACCATCGCCACGGCGACCTGCTGCCCGAGCGGGGTGAGCACGACCCCGTAGTAGGGCGTGTGCTCGATGAGGCCGTCGCGGTCGAGCTTCCGGAGGTTGCCCGACACCGTCGAGGCCGAGACCCCGAGCGCCGCCGCGATGTCCCGCGTCGCGAGCCCCTCACCGCCTCGCTCGCCGGCCTTCCACACGAGCTTCACGTAGTCCTCTGCCATGGTGGAGAGGGAGGGCAGGCGCATGCGTCAATGGTACGGACGACGGGCGACCACGACGGCACCCGTCCGGCGTCGCCGCTGGCCGGTGCCCGCGTCGCTCCTGCTCGGTCTCGCGCCGCTCGTCGCCTTCGCGGCCGTCAGCGCCTGGCGCTCGCGGCCGAGCGACGACTACGGCACGCTCGGGCAGACGGTCGAGAGCGTCGTGCGGGCGCTCGTGCTGCCCGAGGGCATCGCGGTGCTCGTGCTCTGCGCCTACGTCACCGCCCTGGGCTGGTGGCCGATCGCGACCGTCGACCGTCGACGGACCACGCTCCGCTGGACCCTCACCGCGCCCGCCCTGATCGCCGTGGTCTGCCTCGCCCGGCTGCCGCTCGTCGAGTGGGACGCGCAGCCGGTCGGGTACTTCGTGCTGCTCGCGGTCGGGGTGCTCCTCGTCGGGGTGTTCGAGGAGCTGCTCACCCGAGGCGTCCTGCTCGTCGGGCTCCGGCGGCGGCTGCCCGAGTTCGGTGTGTGGATCGGGTCCTGCGTGCTGTTCGGGCTGCTGCACTTCCTCAACGTCCTCGCGGGCGCCGGGGTCGGCGTGACCGTCGTGCAGGTCGTGTTCGCGGCGTCGTTCGGCTCGACGCTGTACCTGGCGCGGCGGCTGACCGGGAACCTGCTCGCGCCCGTGCTGCTGCACGCGTTCTGGGACTTCGGGTCGATCGCGGTGTCGGCGACCGTGCCGACCGGGGACCTGGTGCGGATGGTGCCCGCCGGGGTCATCGGGCTGTTCGCCTTCGCGGTGCTCGCCCTCGGGCTGGCCGCCGGCGGCGTGGTCGCGTGGCGGGACGACCGGGGCCGTCGCCTCGGGCGCCGGTGGCGGACGGTACCGCCCATGGGGGCGCTCGCGGTGCAGGTGGACGAGCCGCGCCTCCCGTCCGCCGTCTGACGCGCACCGCCTGCGGGGCGGCGGCCGAGCGGATCATCCCGCGGGAGCGACAGGACGCCGCGAACGGTTGCGCGCATCCTGTCGCTTTCGCAGAGGACTCAGCGCGGAGGACTCAACGCGGGACCCAGCGCGGCGGACTCAGCGGGAGAGCGTGATCGCACCCGACCACCCGCCCGGCGCTGCGAATGCGCACAGCCTCGGGCCCGGTTCACCCCCGGGTGGGGGATCGTTCGCCGTCCGGCAACCACCCGTCCCTAGGTTCACCCTGTTTCCACACCGGTACAACAGGAAGGGGCGTCGCCCGCGGGCGACCACCACCACATGCGCAGATCCGCCCTCCGCGGAGTGACCGTCGCCGCCGTCGCGACCGCACTCGTCGTCGGGTCGCCGCTCGCCGCCCAGGCCGCGACGTACCCGAGCGACTCCACCAAGCCCGACCTCGTGTCGCTGCTGAACGGCTACGACCAGTACTGGACCTCCAGCGGGAAGAACGACCTGCACGGCACGGTGAACGACCCGGCGACCCTGGCGACGAACGACCAGCTGACGTCGTGGATCAACCAGCACGCCACGAAGGCGCAGCAGTTCACGGCCCTGCAGGACGCCGAGTACAACAACGCGTCGAACACCGCCTACGACCAGTCGTTCACGGTGTCGCAGGGCCTCGGCGACGTGCTGAGCAAGTTGTTCGTGCAGGGACGCAACAACGGCGACCTCCCGCTCGTGAACGCCCTCATCAACTCCTCGAACGGCACCAGCGGCGCCTACGTCGGCACCGGTGACGCGAAGGCGCACTACAGCTACCCGCGGCCCTACCTGCCGTCGGACCCCCAGGCGACGCTGCCCGCCGGCGACGACACCGCGAGCTGCAACCCGGCGACCGTGAACGCCTCGTCCCTCGCCGCGAACCGCACCGGCAAGGCATGGGCGGACGCGAAGGGCAACCTCACGATCACGCGCGTGCCGGCCACGACCGACACCACGCACGAGTTCTCGCCGAACGACGTCGTGCTCGACGCCGGCTACGGCCAGAAGGGCATCTGCACCGGCGGCTCGTACCCCTCCGGGCACACCACCACGGCGTACCAGGCGGGCATCACCCTCGCCACGCTCGTGCCCGAGCTCGCGCCGGAGATCCTCGCCCGCACGTCCGAGGCCGGCAACGACCGCATCGTCCTCGGCGTGCACTACCCGCTCGACATCATGGGCGGACGCATCGACGGCGAGGCCGCCCTGGCCGCCCGCTGGTCCGACACGCAGTACCGCACCGAGGTCCTCGAGCCGGCCCGTGCCGAGCTGACGAAGTACCTCGAGGCCCAGTGCGGCGGGACGCTGGCGGAGTGCATCGCCGCGGAGAAGCCGTACACCGACGACCCCTACGGCGGCCAGGCGATGCCCGGCGGCACCGCGCAGGTCGTCACCGACCGTGCCTCGGCCGTGCAGGTCTACCGCGAGCGCATGACCTACGGCTTCGCGAAGACCGGCACCGCGGGTCTCGCCCCGTCGGTCCCGACCGGTGCGTCGAACCTGCTGCTCTCGACCTTCCCGACCCTGACCGACGCGCAGCGCACGCAGGTGCTCGCGCAGACCGAGATCGCCTCGGGCTTCCCGCTCGACCAGTCCGGCACCGCGAACGGCTCGTGGGAGCGTCTCGACCTGGCGGCCGCGACGAGCGCGACCGTCGCCGTGGGCGCGGACGGCACCGCGACGGTCGTCTCGACCGGTGGCGAGGCGCGCGTCGTCTCCGGCGTGCTGACCGCCCCCGAGGGCACCTCCGTGCAGGCCGGCAAGATGATCGCCCTCGCCGGCACCGAGCTCCCCGCCGGCTCCACCCTGCAGGTCGTCCTGCGGTCCGACCCGGTCGAGGTCGGCACGCTCACGGTCGACGCCGACGGCACCGCGACGGGCTCGGTGACGATCCCCGCGGACACCACGGTGGGCGCGCACACGCTCGACCTGGTCGACGCGTCCGGCGACTCGGTGCTCGTGACGCCGCTCGCGATCACCGTGACCGCGGCGCCGAGCGCGGGTGGCTCGACCGGTGGGACGGGTACGGGGACCGGCAGCGCCGGCACCACCGGCACGGTCCCCGCCGGCGTGCACCTGCCGGTCGTCAGCGGCTGACACCCGCCCACCGCCGGACGGGAGGCACGTGGCCGGCCCGACCCGCTCCTCCCGTCCGCATCCGCCGGACGGGAGGCACGTGGTCGGCTCACCCCGCTCCTCCCGTCCGCATCCGCCGGACGGGAGGCACGTGGCCGGCCCGACCCGCTCCTCCCGTCCGCATCCGCCGGACGGGAGGTGCGTGGTCGGCTCGCCCCGCTCCTCCCGTCCGCCGTCCCGCTTCCCCTCGCACCACCGGAGATCCCCGTGCCGCACCGCAAGACCTGGACCACCCTCGGCGTCGCCGCCGTCGTGGTCGCCGCCGCCGCGATCGCGGTGCCCGCGCTGACCGGCGCCACCGGCGGCGAGGCCCTCTCGGCGCCGTCCCACCGATCCACGGCGACCGCGAGCGCGGCACCGTCCGTGCCCACCGTCGACGCAGCGGCGCTCGCCGCACTGCCCGAGGCCCGCTACTCGGCGGTGGTGAGCGGCCTGCTGCCCGTCGAGCGGACCGTGTCGTCCGCCGAGGTCTTCCGACTCCGCGCCGACGCCCCGCTGTTCGGGACCGACCGGCAGCACCCCGTCGCGCGCTTCGCGGCCACGGACTTCCTCGGCCAGCCGACCACGGTGGTCGGTCTGCGGCACGAGGGGGCGTGGGAGCTCGTCCTCACGCCGGCGCGGCAGGCGCTGCCCTCGACGGCAGGCGGGCACGCCGCCGCGCAGACCGCCGCGTGGGTGCCCGCGGCGTCGCTCGAGCAGCAGGCGACACCGACCTCGCACGTGGTGATCTCGACGGCGGACCAGACCGTGTCGATCGTGTCGTCGACCGGACAGGTGTCCCGGAGCTTCCCCGCCGGGGTCGGCACGCCGGACACCCCGACGCCGACCGGGGTGACGGGCTACCTGGAGCAGCGGTACGTCGACCCCTCGCAGGGGACGGGCGACCACCCGATCCAGCTGACCTCGCTGCACTCGAGCGCGGACGACGAGCCGTACGGCGGGTCGGACGGCGGGCTCATCGGGCTGCACTGGAACGCGGCGGCCTCGGGGGCGGTGTCGCACGGGTGCGTCCGGCTGTCCGCAGACGGGGTCGCCGCGATCGACGCGCTGCCGCTCGGGACGCTCGTGACGGTGGAGTAGCGGCCGCGCCGGCCGCGCCGGCGCCGGTGTGCCTCGATTCTTCCGCGAGAGCGACAGGCCGCCGCGAACGGTTGCGCGCGTTCTGTCGCTTTCGCGGACCACTCGAGCCGTGAGCTGTGAGCCGTGAGCCTTGAGCCGTGCGCCGCGTCCTGGTGCGCACCGCGGGCCGCCGGTCGGGGGCGCCGGGTACGCTCGGGCCGGTGACCGACGGGACCGGACCGCTGCCCCGCACCGTGCTGTCCGGGGCCGGTGCGACCGTGCGCCGACTGGTCCACATCTCGCGGCCGGTCCTGTGGATCAACACGATCGGCTCGGGGATCGTCGCCGTCTGGCTCACCGGCGCGCTGTTCGACCTCCGGGCGCTGCCGGTCCTGATCTGGTTGACGCTGCCGTTCAACCTGCTCATCTACGGCGTGAACGACGTCTTCGACCAGGACACCGACGCGACGAACCCGCGCAAGGGCTCCATCGAGGGCGCACGGATCCGGCAGTCCGAGGTCCGGCTCATCCTCTGGGCCGTGGCGGTGACCAACGTGCCGTTCCTCGTCGCCTTCCTGGTCACGCTGCCGCCGGTCGCGACCGCCGCGATCCTGCTCTACGCCGTGGTCTTCGTCGGCTACTCGGCGCCGCCGCTGCGGTTCAAGGCCCGGCCGTGGCTCGACTCACTGAGCAACGCCGCCTACGCGTTGCCGCTGGTCATCGTGCCGTTCGCGCTCGGCGACGAGCCGGTGTGGGCGGCCGCGGTCGGCCTGATGGCCTGGAGCGTCGCCAAGCACGCCTTCGACGCCGTCCAGGACATCGTCGAGGACCGCGACGCGGGCATCACCACGACCGCGGTCCGGCTCGGGCCCCGGGGCACCGCCCTGTGGAGCGGGGCGTGGTGGATCGTCTCGACGGTGCTGTTCGCCCTGGTCAGCCTGCCGGTCGCCGCCGTCAACGTGCTCATCGCCGGTGTCCTCGTCGTGCGCCTGCTGCGCGACCCGACACCGGAGACCGGACACCGCCTGTACCCGCTGTCCGTCGCCTTCCCGTACATCGCGGGGTCCTTCGCCGGGGTGCTGCTCCTGGTGTCCATCGTCCTCGGAGGTGGCCGGTGAGCCGCATCGTCGTCGTCGGGGGTGGCATCGGTGGTCTCGCCGCCGCCGCTCTGCTCGCCACCGCGGGGCACCGGGTGACCCTGCTCGAGGCATCGGACCGGCTCGGCGGCAAGAGCCGTCGCATCCAGCTCGGCGAGGACCGGATCGACACCGGGCCGTCGCTCGTCACCTTCCCCGCGGTCTGGGACGAGCTGCTGCGGCGGCTCGGGGACGGCCCGGGCGGCACCGGTCGTCCGCTCGAGGACGGGCACCTCGACCTGGTGCGGATGCCCGAGGTGGGGCGGTACTTCCACCGGGGCGAGGAGACCGCGCTGCCGGTCGCCCCCGACCACCCCTGGTACCCGGCCTGGCGACGGTTCGCCGACCTGCACGCGCCGCTCGCCGACGACGTCACCCGGCTGCTGCTCGCCGACCCGCTCGACCGGGCTGCCCTGCCGGCCGTCCGACGACTGCTGTCGGTCTACGGCTCGCGGCTCACCACGCGCGCGTACCTCGACGGGCTGCCCTGGCTACCGGACGGGCTGCGCGAGGTCATCGCGATCCACACCCTGAACGCGGGGGTGTCCCCGGCGCGCACCCCGGCGCTCTACGCGAGCATGCCCGCGATCATGGCGGAGACCGGTGCCTGGGTGCCGGAGGGCGGCGTGTACGAGGTCGTGCTCGCCCTGCAGCGACTGGCCGAGGCGGCTGGCGTCGACGTCCGCACCGGCGAGGCCGCCACCCACATCGACCGCGGCGGCGTCACCACCGAGGGCGGACGCCGCGTTGCGGATCTGGTCGTCAGCGCCCTCGACGCCGACCGGCTGGCCGCGCTGACCGGTCCGTCACCGGTGCCGTCGCTGCCCCGGTCACTGGCCGCGCCAGTCTCCGGAACGCTGTCCCGCTCCCGCTCCCGCTCGCGCTCTCGGTCCCGCGCCCTGTCCTGCAGCGCCGTCGCGCTGTACGGCGTGCTGCGCGAGGAACTGCCGGCAGGCCTGGCGACGCACAGCGTCGTGCTGCCGACGAAGCCGGACGCACTGCACCGGAGCCTCGAGGCGGGCGACGAGCCGGCGGACACCATGGTGTTCGTCAACCACTACCGCGCCGGCGAGCTCTCCCCGAATCCGCACGGCACCGTGGGGGTGCTGCTCACTGCACCCGCGGACGGCGCGCACTACACGGTCGATCACCCCTTCGTGCGGCGCGAGGTCGACCGGGTCTCGGCGGCGCTCGGCCTCGACCGGCCGGTCACGGACCTGGTCGAGGACCACGTGGTCCTCGACCCCGCCTACTACGGCACCGGCGGTGAACCACACGGGGCGCTCTACGGGACCGCGCGACCGCCGTGGCAGAGCGGCCCGTTCCACCGGCCGACCTACAACGACCGGTGGCGGCCCTGGCTCTGGCGGGTCGGCGCGTCGGTGCACCCCGGCGGTGGGATCCCGGCGGTCCTGGGCGGGGCGATGATCGCCACGCAGCGACTGCTCCGGTCGAACCCGGCCTGAGCGCACTGCCGGTCCGGGCGCTCCGCGCGAGGCCCCGGCCTGGACGCTCCGCGCGGTTCCGGCCCGGGCGCTCCGCTACATCTCGACCTCGATCGGCTCGGCGCGGACGAGCTCGTGCACGCCCGCGATGACCTCGCTCGGGCGGAACGGGTAGCGGTCGATCTCCGCCTGGTCGCTGATGCCGGTCATCACGAGGACGGTGTGGAGCCCGGCCTCGATGCCGGCCTGCACGTCGGTGTCCATCCGGTCGCCGATCATGCCGGTGTTCTCGGAGTGCGCCCCGATCCGGTTCATCGCCGAGCGGAACATCATCGGGTTCGGCTTGCCGACGACGTACGGCTGCTTGCCGGTGGCCTTCTCGATCATCGCGGCGATCGCCCCGGTCGCCGGCAGGACCCCCTCTGCCGACGGCCCGGTCGCGTCCGGGTTCGTCACGATGAACCGTGCACCGTCACGGATGAGCCGGACCGCCTTCGTGATCGCCTCGAACGAGTAGTTGCGGGTCTCACCGACGACGACGTAGTCCGGCGCGGTCTCCGTCATGATGAACCCGGCCTCGTGCAGCGCCGTCGTCATGCCGGCCTCACCGATCACGAACGCCGAGCCGCCGGGCATCTGCGAGCGGCAGAAGTCCGCCGTGGCGAGGGCCGACGTCCAGATGCGTTCCTCGGGCACCTCGAGCCCCGACCACCGCAGCCGGGCGCTGAGGTCACGGGGCGTGAAGATCGAGTTGTTCGTCAGGACGAGGAACTCGGTCCCCTCGTCCAACCACTGCTGGATGAGCTCCGGAGCCCCCGGCAGTGCCTGGTTCTCGTGGACGAGCACGCCGTCCATGTCGGTCAGCCAGCACTCGACTTCGTCGCGGGTCGCCATGGCCTCAGCGTACTGGGACCCCCGCGCGCCGGACCTGCGTGGTCACCCGGCTGTGGAGAACTGGCCGACCGGACACCGAGCGGAGTTCGGCTTTGGGCTACGATTTTCGGGACACGTACCGGATCAAGGAGGCCTCCCCGTGCTCGTCGACCCCGGCAACCCGACCGCCCAGCCGCGAACCACCGCCGAGACCGGTGCCGCCGAGACCGGTGCCCCCGAAGCCGCACCCCGGCGGCGCCGCGGACGCCCGAACGTCCTGAGCCGCGAGCAGGTGGTCGACGCCGCCACCGCCATCGCGAACGAGGAGGGCCTCGACCGCCTGTCCTTCCGCGCACTCGGCGCCCGACTCGGCGTCGCTCCGATGACCGTGCACCGGACGATCGGCGGCCTCGACGACCTGCACGCCGAGCTCGTCCGCCGCACCGTCGACGAGTTCACCGCGACCTTCGTCTGGCCGGACGACTGGCGCTCCGTCGTGCACGTCTTCGCCTGCACCTTCCGCGACCTCATGCGCACCCACCCCCTGGTGCTCGAGTCCCACAGCCAGCGTGCCCCGCTCGCCTCCACCGAGTCGGACGCCGTCGTGGCGAAGGTCGTCGGCGCCCTGCAGCAGGCAGGACTGCCGGAGCGCGAGGCCATGTACGCGTTCTTCGTCGTCTACGACTTCGTCGTCGGGCACGCCGGCGTGCAGGTCGGCCGCGGCGACTCCGACGCGGGCCGACCGGAGCGGCACCGGGTCGTCGGCGAGATCCTCGGCGAGCACTCCTACGACGACCGCTTCACGCTCGGCCTCGAGATCATCACCGCCGGCATCGAGGCCCGCGTCGCCGCGCACGGCACCCGCGGCGGAGACGTCGCCGCGCACGGCACCACCACGCCGTGAGCACGGTCGACCCGCAGCAGGCCCGCCGCGAGCGCGAGGCCCGGTACCGCGGATCGACCACCGCCCTGACGATGACCGTCGTCGGCGCCGTCCTCGTCGTCGCCGCGGGCGCCGTCGGCGGACTCGCGCTCTCCGGGTTCGTCCTGCGGGTCCGGACGGCGATGGTGAACAGCGTCTTCTCCGACAGCCCCGAGCCGGACCCTCACCTGTGGGCGGCTCCCGTGGCCGTCGTCGCCACCCTGGTCGCCGTCGGCCTCCAGACGAGGTGGAACCACCGCTGGTCCGGACGGACCACCGACCTGGTCGGACCGGGACCGCTGCCGCTCT from Curtobacterium sp. SGAir0471 encodes:
- a CDS encoding metal-dependent transcriptional regulator, translating into MRLPSLSTMAEDYVKLVWKAGERGGEGLATRDIAAALGVSASTVSGNLRKLDRDGLIEHTPYYGVVLTPLGQQVAVAMVRRHRLIETYLVQRLGYSWDEVHTEAEALEHAVSETFLDRVDADLGHPTHDPHGDPIPAADGTVPSSPGTLLGSIEPGACGIVDRVSDDDPALLRYFDELGVALGTHLRVERVRDYAGVIAVARRSPDGEESLVDLPAAAASAIWLAPHAD
- a CDS encoding CPBP family intramembrane glutamic endopeptidase, whose protein sequence is MRQWYGRRATTTAPVRRRRWPVPASLLLGLAPLVAFAAVSAWRSRPSDDYGTLGQTVESVVRALVLPEGIAVLVLCAYVTALGWWPIATVDRRRTTLRWTLTAPALIAVVCLARLPLVEWDAQPVGYFVLLAVGVLLVGVFEELLTRGVLLVGLRRRLPEFGVWIGSCVLFGLLHFLNVLAGAGVGVTVVQVVFAASFGSTLYLARRLTGNLLAPVLLHAFWDFGSIAVSATVPTGDLVRMVPAGVIGLFAFAVLALGLAAGGVVAWRDDRGRRLGRRWRTVPPMGALAVQVDEPRLPSAV
- a CDS encoding phosphatase PAP2 family protein — translated: MRRSALRGVTVAAVATALVVGSPLAAQAATYPSDSTKPDLVSLLNGYDQYWTSSGKNDLHGTVNDPATLATNDQLTSWINQHATKAQQFTALQDAEYNNASNTAYDQSFTVSQGLGDVLSKLFVQGRNNGDLPLVNALINSSNGTSGAYVGTGDAKAHYSYPRPYLPSDPQATLPAGDDTASCNPATVNASSLAANRTGKAWADAKGNLTITRVPATTDTTHEFSPNDVVLDAGYGQKGICTGGSYPSGHTTTAYQAGITLATLVPELAPEILARTSEAGNDRIVLGVHYPLDIMGGRIDGEAALAARWSDTQYRTEVLEPARAELTKYLEAQCGGTLAECIAAEKPYTDDPYGGQAMPGGTAQVVTDRASAVQVYRERMTYGFAKTGTAGLAPSVPTGASNLLLSTFPTLTDAQRTQVLAQTEIASGFPLDQSGTANGSWERLDLAAATSATVAVGADGTATVVSTGGEARVVSGVLTAPEGTSVQAGKMIALAGTELPAGSTLQVVLRSDPVEVGTLTVDADGTATGSVTIPADTTVGAHTLDLVDASGDSVLVTPLAITVTAAPSAGGSTGGTGTGTGSAGTTGTVPAGVHLPVVSG
- a CDS encoding L,D-transpeptidase; this translates as MPHRKTWTTLGVAAVVVAAAAIAVPALTGATGGEALSAPSHRSTATASAAPSVPTVDAAALAALPEARYSAVVSGLLPVERTVSSAEVFRLRADAPLFGTDRQHPVARFAATDFLGQPTTVVGLRHEGAWELVLTPARQALPSTAGGHAAAQTAAWVPAASLEQQATPTSHVVISTADQTVSIVSSTGQVSRSFPAGVGTPDTPTPTGVTGYLEQRYVDPSQGTGDHPIQLTSLHSSADDEPYGGSDGGLIGLHWNAAASGAVSHGCVRLSADGVAAIDALPLGTLVTVE
- a CDS encoding UbiA family prenyltransferase, giving the protein MTDGTGPLPRTVLSGAGATVRRLVHISRPVLWINTIGSGIVAVWLTGALFDLRALPVLIWLTLPFNLLIYGVNDVFDQDTDATNPRKGSIEGARIRQSEVRLILWAVAVTNVPFLVAFLVTLPPVATAAILLYAVVFVGYSAPPLRFKARPWLDSLSNAAYALPLVIVPFALGDEPVWAAAVGLMAWSVAKHAFDAVQDIVEDRDAGITTTAVRLGPRGTALWSGAWWIVSTVLFALVSLPVAAVNVLIAGVLVVRLLRDPTPETGHRLYPLSVAFPYIAGSFAGVLLLVSIVLGGGR
- a CDS encoding phytoene desaturase family protein, yielding MSRIVVVGGGIGGLAAAALLATAGHRVTLLEASDRLGGKSRRIQLGEDRIDTGPSLVTFPAVWDELLRRLGDGPGGTGRPLEDGHLDLVRMPEVGRYFHRGEETALPVAPDHPWYPAWRRFADLHAPLADDVTRLLLADPLDRAALPAVRRLLSVYGSRLTTRAYLDGLPWLPDGLREVIAIHTLNAGVSPARTPALYASMPAIMAETGAWVPEGGVYEVVLALQRLAEAAGVDVRTGEAATHIDRGGVTTEGGRRVADLVVSALDADRLAALTGPSPVPSLPRSLAAPVSGTLSRSRSRSRSRSRALSCSAVALYGVLREELPAGLATHSVVLPTKPDALHRSLEAGDEPADTMVFVNHYRAGELSPNPHGTVGVLLTAPADGAHYTVDHPFVRREVDRVSAALGLDRPVTDLVEDHVVLDPAYYGTGGEPHGALYGTARPPWQSGPFHRPTYNDRWRPWLWRVGASVHPGGGIPAVLGGAMIATQRLLRSNPA
- a CDS encoding HAD-IIA family hydrolase; its protein translation is MATRDEVECWLTDMDGVLVHENQALPGAPELIQQWLDEGTEFLVLTNNSIFTPRDLSARLRWSGLEVPEERIWTSALATADFCRSQMPGGSAFVIGEAGMTTALHEAGFIMTETAPDYVVVGETRNYSFEAITKAVRLIRDGARFIVTNPDATGPSAEGVLPATGAIAAMIEKATGKQPYVVGKPNPMMFRSAMNRIGAHSENTGMIGDRMDTDVQAGIEAGLHTVLVMTGISDQAEIDRYPFRPSEVIAGVHELVRAEPIEVEM
- a CDS encoding TetR/AcrR family transcriptional regulator, with the protein product MLVDPGNPTAQPRTTAETGAAETGAPEAAPRRRRGRPNVLSREQVVDAATAIANEEGLDRLSFRALGARLGVAPMTVHRTIGGLDDLHAELVRRTVDEFTATFVWPDDWRSVVHVFACTFRDLMRTHPLVLESHSQRAPLASTESDAVVAKVVGALQQAGLPEREAMYAFFVVYDFVVGHAGVQVGRGDSDAGRPERHRVVGEILGEHSYDDRFTLGLEIITAGIEARVAAHGTRGGDVAAHGTTTP